From the Chryseobacterium fluminis genome, the window AGGTTGAAGTTGCCTACGTTATCCTGTGATGATCAGGAAAATGATTTCCCTGTGTAGATACCGGAAAACGCTGTAACTGATGTCTGCATTTACGCCAAGCCGTCTTCCGTTACAATAAAATTTTCACAAATATATTTATTTTATTTAGAATAATTAAAAATAAATTTTATAATTTTATCGACAATAAATAACATACTTATGAATGGAAAATTAATTTTATTAACCTTATTTATTGTGAATATTATAATTAAGGCTCAGCTATCATCTTTCAGTGAAAATTTTGATACATTTACAACAACAGGCGGAAATTCATTACCTCAAAATGGTTGGAATAAATACATCGTTTCAAGCGGAGGATCAGCCCCTCTGCTTTCTGTGAAGGAGACAGGAAGTGGCAATAAGTATATCCAGGCTTATTCGCTGTTTTCGGCAAATACCCCTTTTTATTTAATAAGTCCCCAGATTACCGCGCCGTCCGGTAACCAGACCATTACTGTAACGACACTACGAATAGGAGGGACCCCGGGATCGGGAAGTCTCGAAATAGGACTGGTTGCAAGTCCTTCTGATCTGTCAGGTTTTACTTCATTGGGAAATCCTATACCCATAGACACCAGTACACCTACTGTGACAACACTCAATGTACCGGCATCTTCCTACCAGTACATTGCCTTTAAATTTTGGCAACTGCAAACCACCAGGCTTTATTTTTAGATAATATTATACTTATTGCAGGAAATCTGGCTGTCTCGGACCAGCAAAAGAAAGAAGATAGAATCCGGATGTGGGTGAACGCAGAAAGTACCGTATTGGAACTGATAACAAAAAGGAATCTGAAAAAAATACAAATTTATGCTGCTAGTGGAAGAAAAGTGATAGAAAATATACGTCCAAAAACTAAAATTGATATCAGTACGTTATCCCCTGGAATGTATTTTACCAGCATAGAGACAGATGACGGAAAAACTGTCACATCCAAATTCGTAAAAAAATAAATCTTAAACAGTATCGACAGAATTCGGACAGCGGACATCGACTTCAATCTTTTTAGAGAAAGACAGGCTATTCCGTACTGCTGGTCCATCCAGATCATCATAATTCAATTTAAAATATAAAAACATGAGAAAAAAAATAATAATGCTTACTTTATTGGGCTTTATTCAATCCTTCGCCCAGAATTTCCAGTTCGGTTTTACCAATATATCAAGTGGTGCCAGCCATTTTGCATCAGATCTGTATTCGATGAATATATATAACGGAACATTATATGTCGGCGGCTGGATTAAATTGGCGAAACTTACGGGTTCCGGTTATACTCAGGTTCCCGAAATAAGCGCTAACGGTGTCATCAAAAAAATAAAAAATATCGGACAGGATATGTATGTCGCAGGACAAAGTTTTATCATTAACGGTATAACTACCAATATTGCAAAATATAATGGCAGTTTGTGGCAGCCCATAACTGCATTTCCTGCTGTAGGCGGGCTGAATGATATTATTGAATTTCAGGGAGAGATCTACGGAATCGGAAATGTTGCCGACGGTGAGGGTATGGTTGCTAAACTGACTGGAGGAAACTGGGTATCTGTGCCGGGGCGTCCTTATGGAGGTAACAATTATATGGGATTTGAGGTTTTTAACGATGAGTTATATGTTTTTGGTCATTTTACTCATGTCAGATCCCCTCTCGGCGACCCTATTCAATGTAATAATATAGCAAAATTTAACGGTACACAATGGTTCTCTTTAGGGGGAGCGCAACAACCTGGCAGCTCCTATATAAGAACAGCCTATCGCTGGGGACAAAAACTCATAACTTCCAATTACGATATTTGGGACGGGGTACAATGGAGCATAATTCCGGCACCCGCAGACCATTCTGATGCCTCAAAATTTATTACCTATAAAAATTATCTGATGGGAGCTACCTACAGCGGGATTAATATTTTCAACCCTACTGATCAGGAATGGAAAACAGTGATCCCGGGTAATGTGGTCCTGTCTGTTCCTGCAGCTCTGGAGATGATCGATGCGGCCCCTGTTGAGGATAATGCTGTTTATACGTCCTATAGTGCGGATGGTAACCCTGAACCCCATAAACTCAGTGAATTATTTCTATCCGTAAATGATGAAACCCTAAACAAAAAAACATTAGTTTTTCCGAATCCAGCAGAAGATCTGGTTTATGTAGAAAACGCTAAAAATCCGATCATTTCTATTGAGGTATATAATGCAACAGGTCGGTTACTTTCTGCGTATCTTAAAAGTCCCGCAAGTCTGGCTTCTTATCCCGCAGGTCATTATACTTTGAAAATTAAATATAAAGCAGGAAACGCGGAAACAAGAAAAATAATAAAAAAATAAGAAGAATAATTCATACGAATAATATATTTAAGCGTACTGCAGTGTAACGCTCTATAAAAACTCATAGCGGCTATCTCCAAAAGACAGCCTCCTTTTATTTTTTTTTAATCATTAAATTTTTTATTCCATTATCAATCTTTACCATTTAGAGGCCGTCTCACAACTCGTGAAAACGGCCTTTTTTATAAAATTTTCCTGTATCCCGATACGATAAGGATCTTCGTTTAAACGATTCCCAACCCACATCGTTTAGTTGTGATACATCTTCTTTGTTAGCAGTCATTCATCTCATAATTTACCTGATCGTATTTTTCTTCGAAAGGCTGTAACGTCTTGCTGTTAGCAGGAACTTTCTGAAGATTGACCTTCAGTTTTTTATTGCCGTCCTGTGATATCCAGAAGCCGGTGAGGCTTTCACCGTTTCTTATAACGCTGATTATTCCGGTAATACCGCCCTCTACCATCACCAGTTTATTTTCTTCATCATCCGAAATGTCGAGGTACAGCCATTTGCTTACCTGATCATACTTATACATTCCGGTGTAATGGGTAGTGGGACATCCTGAAATTTCTTCAACAAGATATAAGGTTACAGGGTATTTGTCAATCTTTCCTTTGTAAAGATATTTTTTTATTTCCTGAGCTGAAATAGTACCGAATAAAAAAATCATCATTAAAGATGCCGTAATTTTAATTTTCATGTTTTAATTATCAGGTAGTAAAATTATAAAGAACCTGGATTTAAACGACATCCTGTTCCATTAAAATTT encodes:
- a CDS encoding T9SS type A sorting domain-containing protein — translated: MATANHQALFLDNIILIAGNLAVSDQQKKEDRIRMWVNAESTVLELITKRNLKKIQIYAASGRKVIENIRPKTKIDISTLSPGMYFTSIETDDGKTVTSKFVKK
- a CDS encoding T9SS type A sorting domain-containing protein produces the protein MRKKIIMLTLLGFIQSFAQNFQFGFTNISSGASHFASDLYSMNIYNGTLYVGGWIKLAKLTGSGYTQVPEISANGVIKKIKNIGQDMYVAGQSFIINGITTNIAKYNGSLWQPITAFPAVGGLNDIIEFQGEIYGIGNVADGEGMVAKLTGGNWVSVPGRPYGGNNYMGFEVFNDELYVFGHFTHVRSPLGDPIQCNNIAKFNGTQWFSLGGAQQPGSSYIRTAYRWGQKLITSNYDIWDGVQWSIIPAPADHSDASKFITYKNYLMGATYSGINIFNPTDQEWKTVIPGNVVLSVPAALEMIDAAPVEDNAVYTSYSADGNPEPHKLSELFLSVNDETLNKKTLVFPNPAEDLVYVENAKNPIISIEVYNATGRLLSAYLKSPASLASYPAGHYTLKIKYKAGNAETRKIIKK